From Oncorhynchus keta strain PuntledgeMale-10-30-2019 unplaced genomic scaffold, Oket_V2 Un_scaffold_4116_pilon_pilon, whole genome shotgun sequence, a single genomic window includes:
- the LOC127928811 gene encoding melanoma-associated antigen C1-like has product MLTLQGVESVPQGCWSMLTLQGVESVPQGCWSMLTLQGVESVPQGCWPMLTLQGVESVPQGCWSMLTLQGVESVPQGCWPMLTLQGVESVPQGCWPMLTLQGVESVPQGCWSMLTLQGVESVPQGCWPMLTLQGVESVPQGCWPMLTLQGVESVPQGCWSMLTLQGVESVPQGCWSMLTLQGVESVPQGCWSMLTLQGVESVPQGCWSMLTLQGVESVPQGCWSMLTLQGVESVPQGCWPMLTLQGVESVPQGCWPMLTLQGVESVPQGCWPMLTLQGVESVPQGCWSMLTLQGVESVPQGCWSMLTLQGV; this is encoded by the exons atgttgactctacaaggtgttgaaagcgttccacagggatgctggtccatgttgactctacaaggtgttgaaagcgttccacagggatgctggtccatgttgactctacaag gtgttgaaagcgttccacagggatgctggcccatgttgactctacaaggtgtagaaagcgttccacagggatgctggtccatgttgactctacaag gtgttgaaagcgttccacagggatgctggcccatgttgactctacaaggtgttgaaagcgttccacagggatgctggcccatgttgactctacaaggtgttgaaagcgttccacagggatgctggtccatgttgactctacaag gtgttgaaagcgttccacagggatgctggcccatgttgactctacaaggtgttgaaagcgttccacagggatgctggcccatgttgactctacaag gtgtcgaaagcgttccacagggatgctggtccatgttgactctacaag gtgtcgaaagcgttccacagggatgctggtccatgttgactctacaaggtgtcgaaagcgttccacagggatgctggtccatgttgactctacaaggtgtcgaaagcgttccacagggatgctggtccatgttgactctacaag gtgtcgaaagcgttccacagggatgctggtccatgttgactctacaaggtgttgaaagcgttccacagggatgctggcccatgttgactctacaaggtgttgaaagcgttccacagggatgctggcccatgttgactctacaag gtgttgaaagcgttccacagggatgctggcccatgttgactctacaaggtgttgaaagcgttccacagggatgctggtccatgttgactctacaaggtgttgaaagcgttccacagggatgctggtccatgttgactctacaag gtgtctaa